One region of Syntrophobacter fumaroxidans MPOB genomic DNA includes:
- a CDS encoding succinate CoA transferase, which translates to MSIVGSYPKPSPEEAVSHIFHGATVAFSGFTNAGAAKIVPRALAARARAVHEKGDPLKIRVLTGASSGESIDEPLAQAQAISYRAPYQSGPRLRKQINSQEVEYVDMHLSHLPQTVLSGFQGRLDFAVVEATEITSDGRVYLTSSIGASPTYLKYADKVIIEINHHHSPRLREMTDILIMARPPHRSPLPLHDPLTKVGYPYAVVDPRKVIAVLETDEPDRVPKFTAGDPRSHKIAEHVVRFLLDEMLAGRIPNEFLPLQAGVGNVANSVMAALGENPYIPPFKMYTEVFQDSLVDLMQNGKVLAASTTALTITPEVLGRIYANMDYFVSKIVLRPQEISNHPGAIRRLGVISMNTALEFDIYGNVNSSHLYGTDIMNGIGGSAEFTRNSYLSLFMCPSIAKGGRISSVVPMCPHIDNNEHSVQVVVTDRGLADLRGLGPMQRARTIIEKCAHPLYKDYLYRYIEKSRIGHIRHNLEDCFELHSNLMDHGAMLPDLDLSGVTE; encoded by the coding sequence ATGTCTATCGTGGGTTCCTATCCCAAACCCAGCCCGGAAGAAGCCGTTTCTCATATCTTTCACGGCGCGACGGTGGCGTTCAGCGGGTTCACGAACGCCGGGGCGGCCAAGATCGTGCCGCGCGCGCTGGCGGCTCGGGCCAGGGCCGTGCACGAAAAGGGCGATCCGTTGAAGATCCGCGTGCTGACGGGGGCTTCGAGCGGGGAAAGCATCGACGAACCGCTGGCACAGGCACAGGCCATTTCCTACCGCGCGCCGTACCAGAGCGGTCCGCGGCTGCGCAAGCAGATCAACAGCCAGGAAGTCGAGTACGTGGACATGCATCTGTCTCACCTGCCCCAGACGGTTCTCTCCGGGTTCCAGGGCAGGCTGGATTTTGCGGTGGTCGAGGCCACCGAGATCACGAGCGACGGCCGGGTGTACCTGACGTCCTCCATCGGAGCCTCTCCCACCTACCTGAAATACGCCGACAAGGTGATCATCGAAATCAACCATCACCATTCGCCGCGGCTGCGGGAGATGACCGACATCCTCATCATGGCGCGTCCGCCTCACCGCAGTCCGCTGCCGCTCCACGACCCCCTGACCAAGGTCGGCTACCCGTACGCGGTCGTTGATCCCCGGAAGGTCATCGCCGTCCTGGAAACGGACGAACCCGACCGGGTGCCGAAGTTCACCGCGGGCGATCCCCGCAGCCACAAGATTGCGGAACACGTGGTGCGGTTCCTGTTGGACGAGATGCTCGCGGGCCGGATCCCCAACGAGTTCCTGCCCCTGCAGGCCGGGGTCGGCAACGTGGCGAACAGCGTGATGGCCGCCCTGGGGGAAAACCCCTACATCCCCCCGTTCAAGATGTACACCGAGGTGTTTCAGGACTCCCTGGTCGACCTGATGCAAAACGGCAAAGTCCTGGCCGCCAGCACGACCGCGCTCACCATCACTCCCGAGGTGCTCGGCCGAATTTATGCCAACATGGACTATTTCGTGTCGAAAATCGTTCTGCGTCCGCAGGAAATCTCCAATCATCCCGGCGCAATCCGGAGGCTGGGAGTCATTTCCATGAACACCGCGCTCGAATTCGATATCTACGGCAACGTCAATTCCTCGCACCTGTACGGAACCGACATCATGAACGGCATAGGCGGCAGCGCCGAATTCACGCGCAACAGCTACCTGTCCCTTTTCATGTGCCCGTCCATCGCAAAGGGCGGCAGGATTTCCTCCGTGGTGCCCATGTGCCCTCACATCGACAACAACGAGCACTCGGTGCAGGTGGTCGTCACCGACCGGGGGCTGGCCGACCTGCGGGGACTCGGCCCCATGCAGCGCGCCCGAACCATTATCGAGAAGTGCGCCCACCCGTTGTACAAGGATTACCTGTACCGGTACATCGAGAAGTCCCGGATCGGTCACATTCGGCACAATCTCGAGGACTGCTTCGAGCTGCACAGCAACTTGATGGATCATGGGGCCATGCTGCCGGATCTCGATCTCTCGGGCGTCACGGAGTAG
- a CDS encoding acetyl-CoA hydrolase/transferase family protein gives MPNSSSCPFPKLTPEEAAALISNGATVAFSGFANAGAAKVVPGAIAARARQLHESGAPFKIRVLTGSSSGNNIDEELAMAEAITWRAPYQSSPTLRKQINRQEVEYVDMHLAHAPQVLAAGFFGRLDYGIIEATEVTRDGRVYLSSSIGASPTYLRYADRIILEINRYHSMRLPEIADITTLPPPPRRNPIPIHDPLTKIGYPYALVDPKKIVGVVETNEPDAVRPYTGPDRKSERIAEHVVKFLFGEMITGHIPKEFLPLQAGVGNMANSVMAALGRNPYIPPFKMYTVVFQDALVELMEQGKLEAASATSLTLTPAVLRRIYDNMDYFVPRLVLRPQEISNDAGVIRRLGVIAMNAAIEVDIYGNVNTSHVYGTDIINGIGGSGEYTRNSYLSMVMCPSISRNGRISSVVPMCPHIDSNEHSVQVVVTDQGLADLRGLGPMQRAKLIIDQCAHPVYRDYLHAYIRDSKVGHIRHNLRKCYELHRNLMEHGAMLPDLKLSEITDAV, from the coding sequence ATGCCGAATTCGAGTTCATGCCCTTTCCCCAAGCTCACCCCTGAAGAAGCCGCGGCTCTGATTTCCAACGGAGCCACGGTGGCTTTCAGCGGATTTGCCAACGCCGGCGCGGCCAAGGTCGTGCCCGGGGCGATCGCCGCCCGGGCCCGCCAGTTGCACGAGAGCGGCGCTCCCTTCAAAATCCGCGTCCTGACCGGATCTTCGAGCGGCAACAATATCGATGAAGAGCTGGCGATGGCCGAGGCGATCACCTGGAGAGCTCCGTACCAGAGTTCTCCGACCCTTCGCAAGCAGATCAACCGGCAGGAAGTGGAATACGTGGACATGCACCTGGCGCATGCCCCACAGGTTCTCGCGGCCGGTTTCTTCGGCAGGCTCGACTACGGGATCATCGAGGCCACCGAGGTCACGCGGGACGGCCGCGTTTACCTGTCTTCCTCCATCGGGGCCTCGCCCACCTATCTTCGATACGCGGACCGCATCATCCTGGAAATCAACCGGTATCATTCCATGCGGCTGCCCGAAATCGCCGACATCACCACTCTGCCGCCTCCGCCGCGCAGAAACCCCATCCCCATCCACGATCCTCTCACCAAGATCGGCTACCCATACGCCCTGGTGGACCCCAAGAAAATCGTCGGCGTGGTCGAAACGAACGAACCGGATGCGGTGAGGCCCTATACGGGCCCGGACCGGAAGTCCGAGCGCATTGCCGAACACGTGGTCAAGTTCCTGTTCGGCGAAATGATCACCGGCCATATCCCGAAAGAATTCCTGCCGCTTCAGGCCGGTGTGGGGAACATGGCCAACAGCGTCATGGCGGCCCTGGGGAGGAACCCGTACATCCCTCCGTTCAAGATGTACACCGTGGTCTTCCAGGACGCCCTGGTGGAGCTCATGGAGCAGGGCAAGCTCGAAGCGGCGAGCGCCACCAGCCTCACCCTGACCCCGGCTGTCCTGCGGCGCATCTATGACAACATGGACTATTTCGTGCCGCGGCTGGTGCTCCGCCCCCAGGAGATCTCCAACGACGCCGGCGTGATCCGCCGCCTCGGGGTGATCGCGATGAACGCGGCCATCGAGGTGGACATTTACGGCAACGTCAACACTTCCCACGTGTACGGGACGGACATCATCAACGGAATCGGCGGGAGCGGCGAATACACCCGCAACAGCTATCTTTCCATGGTCATGTGCCCGTCCATATCCAGGAACGGGAGAATCTCCTCCGTGGTCCCGATGTGTCCGCACATCGACAGTAACGAGCATTCGGTGCAGGTCGTCGTCACCGACCAGGGCCTCGCGGATCTGCGGGGCCTGGGACCCATGCAGCGGGCGAAACTCATCATCGACCAGTGTGCCCACCCGGTTTACCGCGACTACCTCCACGCGTACATCAGGGATTCCAAGGTCGGCCACATCCGTCACAACCTCAGGAAGTGCTACGAATTGCACAGGAACCTGATGGAGCACGGAGCCATGCTGCCGGATCTTAAATTGTCGGAAATCACGGACGCCGTCTGA